Proteins from a single region of Apium graveolens cultivar Ventura chromosome 7, ASM990537v1, whole genome shotgun sequence:
- the LOC141671739 gene encoding large ribosomal subunit protein uL10-like: MAPKASKADKKIAYDAKLCQLLDEYTQILVAAADNVGSKQLQNIRKGLRGDSVVLMGKNTMMKRSVRIHAEKTGNEAFLNIIPLLVGNVGLIFTKGDLKEVSEEVAKYKVGAPARVGLVAPVDVVVPPGNTGLDPSQTSFFQVLNIPTKINKGTVEIITPVELIKKGDKVGSSEAALLAKLGIRPFSYGLVVLSVYDNGTVFSPEVLDMTEDDLVAKFAIGVSMVTSLSLALSYPTLAAAPHMFINAYKNVLAIALETEYSFPQADKVKEFLADPSKFVAAVASSATADSGAAPAAAAAEEKKEEPAEESDDDMGFSLFD, translated from the exons ATGGCACCAAAAGCATCAAAAGCCGATAAGAAGATAGCGTATGACGCAAAGCTGTGTCAACTTTTGGATGAGTACACACAAATCTTGGTGGCTGCTGCTGATAATGTGGGGTCTAAGCAACTTCAGAATATCCGAAAGGGTTTGCGTGGTGACTCGGTTGTGCTTATGGGCAAGAATACTATGATGAAGCGCTCTGTTAGGATTCATGCTGAGAAGACGGGCAATGAGgcttttcttaatattattccTCTGCTTGTT GGAAATGTTGGGCTGATTTTCACCAAGGGAGATTTGAAGGAAGTGAGTGAGGAGGTTGCCAAGTACAAG GTCGGAGCTCCTGCTCGTGTTGGTTTGGTTGCTCCTGTTGATGTTGTTGTGCCACCAGGGAACACCGGCCTTGATCCCTCTCAGACATCCTTCTTCCAG GTCCTCAATATCCCAACTAAGATTAACAAGGGTACTGTTGAAATTATCACTCCAGTTGAGCTCATCAAAAAGGGTGACAAAGTGGGGTCATCTGAGGCTGCTCTGCTTGCAAAGCTTGGGATTAGGCCCTTTTCTTATGGTCTTGTTGTCTTGTCTGTTTATGACAATGGAACAGTTTTCAGTCCTGAAGTGCTTGATATGACTGAAGATGATCTTGTTGCGAAGTTTGCCATTGGTGTTTCCATGGTTACTTCCCTATCTCTGGCCTTGTCATACCCAACCCTCGCAGCTGCACCACATATGTTCATCAATGCCTACAAGAATGTGTTGGCAATTGCCCTCGAGACAGAGTACTCATTCCCACAGGCTGATAAAGTCAAGGAGTTTCTCGCT GATCCCAGCAAGTTTGTAGCTGCTGTTGCTTCATCTGCAACTGCTGATTCTGGTGCCGCTCCTGCTGCCGCTGCTGCTGAAGAGAAAAAGGAAGAGCCTGCTGAAGAATCTGATGATGACATGGGCTTCAGCTTGTTTGACTAA